In the genome of Thermococcus sp. CX2, one region contains:
- a CDS encoding TCP-1/cpn60 chaperonin family protein, whose translation GPKGMDKMLVDSLGDVVITNDGATILDRIDLQHPAAKMMVEVAKTQDKEAGDGTTTAVVIAGELLRKAEELI comes from the coding sequence TCGGTCCGAAGGGTATGGACAAAATGCTTGTTGACAGCCTTGGAGATGTTGTTATTACCAACGATGGAGCCACCATTCTCGACAGGATTGACCTCCAGCACCCTGCTGCTAAGATGATGGTTGAGGTCGCCAAGACCCAGGACAAGGAGGCTGGCGATGGAACCACCACTGCCGTTGTCATCGCTGGTGAGCTCCTCAGGAAGGCCGAGGAGCTCATCGA